In Moorella sp. Hama-1, a single genomic region encodes these proteins:
- a CDS encoding RNA polymerase sigma factor, giving the protein MDDLIQRCQQGDVEAFSILVERNGAKAVRTAYLITGRRDMAEDIAQETFIQCYRDIKRLRKPEMFQAWFYRVLSRLSWRHTAKEKGKVSLESLADSDNKFLVNDTNLAEAVEAKLKKDIVQKAVGRLNTPLRTTIVLYYFNELSIKEIAHVLGCREGTVKSRLHNARKQLARELKQYGLEPSSRDERAYLGQEDVVQ; this is encoded by the coding sequence GTGGATGATTTGATCCAGCGCTGCCAGCAGGGCGACGTAGAAGCCTTCAGCATTTTGGTAGAACGTAACGGCGCCAAAGCAGTTCGCACAGCCTATCTGATAACAGGCCGCAGGGATATGGCTGAAGACATCGCTCAAGAAACCTTTATCCAGTGCTATCGGGATATCAAACGGTTGCGAAAACCAGAAATGTTCCAGGCCTGGTTCTATCGGGTCCTGAGCCGGTTAAGTTGGCGTCATACGGCCAAAGAAAAGGGCAAGGTTTCTCTTGAATCTCTTGCTGACAGCGACAACAAATTCCTGGTTAATGACACGAACCTTGCGGAAGCCGTGGAAGCCAAACTGAAGAAGGATATAGTACAGAAGGCTGTCGGCCGACTTAACACCCCCCTGCGGACCACCATTGTCCTCTACTATTTCAACGAACTCTCGATCAAGGAAATAGCTCATGTACTCGGATGCCGGGAAGGCACAGTCAAATCACGCCTGCACAACGCCAGGAAACAGTTGGCCCGTGAACTCAAGCAATATGGCCTGGAGCCTTCTTCCCGGGATGAGAGAGCATACCTCGGCCAAGAAGATGTAGTTCAATAA
- a CDS encoding M23 family metallopeptidase, whose amino-acid sequence MYAGQSKAGRYVVIEGGGFETRCGNLSAIGARQGERVEAGQGIGPVGNTGLSTGPHLGFRVPFGGRWQKPL is encoded by the coding sequence ATGTATGCAGGGCAAAGTAAGGCGGGACGTTACGTGGTTATCGAAGGGGGTGGCTTTGAAACCCGCTGCGGTAACTTGAGCGCCATCGGTGCGCGGCAGGGAGAGAGAGTAGAGGCGGGCCAGGGTATCGGCCCGGTGGGGAACACCGGTCTTTCCACCGGGCCGCACCTGGGCTTCCGGGTGCCCTTTGGCGGCCGGTGGCAGAAACCGTTGTAG